TGATCTACTCTTGTTCGAAATCCACAAAATGACAACCTTACTTGAATGGCATATACCCGAAATAAGTGATTTAAATATAAGATTGCTGAAGAAAAACATGGAAGCATAAGCATTTTCTTTAACAATAAAAAGGCAACACCCAACAAAGGGGTTAGTTGCCTTCTCTAATTTCAAGTACAGCCACACACTCCACATGATTCGTATGCGGAAACATATCAACAGGCTGCACTTCGCGCGTCGCATACCCGCCATCCTCAAGCACCCGCAAGTCCCTCGCAAGCGTGCCAGGATTACAGGACACATACACCACCCGCTTCGGTTTCATCTCCACAATCGTCCGCAGGAGGGCTTCGTCGCAGCCTTTTCTTGGCGGGTCGACGACTAGCGTATCTGCTGTGATGCCTTCTTCGTACCACTTCGGAATTACGGTTTCCGCTTCTCCGACCGCGAATTCTGCGTTTGTGATGCCGTTGAGCTCAGCGTTTCGTTTCGCATCTTCAATCGCTTCTGGCACAATTTCTACACCGTACACTTTTTTCGCTTGCTTCGCCAAAAATAGAGAAATCGTTCCGATGCCGCAGTAGGCGTCGATGACGGTTTCTTCGCCTTGCAGCTCCGCGTACTCTAGCGCTTTGTCGTAGAGCACTTTGGTTTGCTCCGGATTGACCTGATAGAACGATCTGGCGGAGATGGCGAATTTGACGTCTCCGATGAGGTCGTAGATGTATTCTTCGCCCCAGATGACGTTTGTTTCGTTTCCGAAGATGACGTTTGTTTTGTTCGGGTTGATGTTTTGCACGATTGATTTGACGTGCGGGAACGCTGCTGTGATGTCTTCGATGATCTTCGCTTTGTGCGGGAAGTCGTTTGTTCTTGTGATGAAGACGATCATCATTTCGCCCGTAACGACGCCATATCTGACCATGATGTGGCGGAGCCAGCCTTTGTGGCGTTCTTCGTTATAGGCTTTGACACCGTATTTGGCGCAAATGTCTTTGACGGCTTGGACGGCTTCGTCGTTTTTGGATTGCTGGATCAGGCAGGCGCTCATGTCGATGATGTCATGGCTTCTTTGCTGATAGAATCCGGCGACGAGTCCGCCTTCTCGTTCTCCTACCGGCACCTGTGCTTTGTTTCTGTAGTTCCAAGGGTCTTCCATGCCAAGTGTCGGGTGGACGGTGACGTTGGACAGGTCCAGCTTGCCGATCCGTTCTAATACGTCTTTGACTTGTTTCTGTTTAAACAAGAGCTGGCCTTCGTAGGTCATGTGCTGAAGCTGGCATCCGCCACATTGCTTGTAGATCGGGCAAGGAGCATCTGTTCTGTGCGGGCTTTCTTCCTTCAGCTCGATTAGGCGTCCGAAAGCAAAACCTTTTTTGACGCGTGTCACTTTGATTTGGGCTTTTTCTTCCGGAAGGGCGTTTGGCACGAAGATCGGGAAGCCCTGCACCTTTGCGACGCCTGCTCCTTCGTGGGTCAAATCTTCAAATGTCACGTCGTAGTATTCGTTTTTTTCTACTGGGGGTTTCATTTTCATATATGTTCACCTCTTGTTTTAAGCGAAAGAAAAACTTGGCCTATTCAAGCCAAGTTTTTAGTCATCCAGCTGTTCCGCTTTCTCCTTCGGCATGACGACGTGAATGTGCCGGTACAGATTCACGAATTCGCCTGGCAGCATGCCGCCATACTCGCCGTCCAGGTTCAGCTGCATCTTTTCTGATACATTGACTTTCACGCGGTTCGCTTTTGTATAAATAATGTGCTGGTCGTTGATGTGTTCGCCGCGGAGCGCCATCGTTGCGACCCTGATAAATTCAGCAAGGTTTGCTTTCTTGAGTATCATCAAATCAAACATGCCGTCATTCAGGCTGGAATCCGGCGCGAGCTTTTCGAACCCGCCGACGGAATTTGTCAGCGTGACCAAAAACAGCATGATTTCACCTTGAAACAGCTTGCCGTCATATTCAATCTCGACTTCTGTCGGACGAAGTGAGGGCAGCATTTCCATTCCCTTTAAATAATAAGCAAGCTGGCCGAGCATCGTTTTCAGTTTGCTTGGCACGTCGTACGTCAGCTCCGTCAGGCGGCCTCCGCCGGCGATATTGATAAAATACTGGCCGTTCACCTGTCCGATATCAATCGGGCGGGCAACGCCGTTAATGACCGTATCTGCCGCTTTTAAAATATCCTCGCGTGGAATATTGAGCGCTCTGGCGAAGTCGTTCGTTGTGCCGACTGGAATGACACCGAGAGTCGGACGGTTGTCTAAAGGCGCAAGCCCGTTAACGACCTCGTTGATCGTTCCGTCCCCGCCTGCCGCAACGATTAAGTCAAACTCACGCAATGCCGCTTCCTTGGCGGCGTGCGTTGCGTCTCCTGCGCATGTCGTAGCATGGGTGGAGGTTTCATAGCCGGCTTGTTCAAATTTTTGCAGGACCTGGGCAAGATGCTTTTTAAAGATCTCCCGTCCTGAAGTCGGATTGTATATTATGCGTGCACGTTTCATTATCTCATCATCCTACTTAAGAGTATCCGATCCATTTTTACACTAACAACCTTTAATTATACTATGAGTTAAAAAAATCGCAACAAAATGTACATAATCTTACAGGTGAAAACGTACAAAAGCCCCAGCAAAGCTGAGGCTCCAGCATGTGGCTAACCCTCGCATTCGTTGTCAATCCTGAGCGTTGGTGTTCACATTCTCAAAGGAGCGCCTTGGTCATCACATCTTATGAAAGTGTGCTGCTCGGCTTTCCTAAACTTCAAAGGTTTTCAACCATGCTGAAAAAAAATCCTAAAACGAAAACCGTTTTAGGATTTTGTCAACATAATATAAAGCCTCAGCAAAGCTGAGGCTTTATCACTTTTACTCTTCTTCCGTTCCCGGTTTTTTCTTGCGGAACTTCGCCAATACTTCGTATACGATTGGCACAATCAAGAGCGTCAGAAGCGTTGAACTGATTAAACCGCCGATAACCGTGACGCCGAGTCCTTTAGAAATGACTTGGCTTCCGCCTTCGAAGCCGAGCGCTAACGGAATCAAGGCGCCGATTGTCGCGATGGCTGTCATCAGGATCGGACGGAGTCGTGTAGAACCGGCTTCTAGGAGCGCTTCTCTCGTAGACAGTCCTTCCGCTTCCTTATGAATGACGCGGTCAATTAAGACAATGGCATTCGTGACAACGATACCGATCAGCATGAGCATACCGATCATCGCGTTCAGACTGATCGTTTCACCTGATACATAAAGTCCGACCAGGGCACCGATGACTGTGAACGGCAATGAGAACAGAATCGCAAATGGCGCTAGTGCTCCGCCGAAAGTAATCACGAGCACGAGGTAGACGATTGCGATTGCTGCCAGCATCGCCAAACCTAGCTTCGTGAAGGAGTCAGCGATATCTGCTGATACGCCGCCTGTATCGATCGAAACGTTATCAGGAAGGTCAAGCTTATCAATTTTCTTCTGGACATCAGCTGATACAGCTGTGACGTTGTCTGTTGTCACTTCACCTGTGACATCCGCATACACTTTTCCATCACGTTTTGACACAGTATCAGATGTTGATCCTTCTTTCACTTTTGCGACATCGCCGATTTTGACTTGCTGGCCAGTCGGAGAAGTGATCTTTTTGTTTTCTAAATCTTTCACACTCTTATACTCGTCTTTTTCTGTCTTAATGTTCACATCAAGCTCTTTGCCGTCTTTTTTCACGGTTGTGAGCGGTTCTTGTGATGTTTGTGTCATTAAGGCTTGAGAAATGTGAGACGCGGTTAAACCGAGTTTGCTTAATTTTTCTTGGTCAGCGACAAATGTGTATTCATCATATGTGCTGGAAAGGCCTGTGCTTACATTTTTCAGATCCTTTTCATCTTTCATGACTTTTTCAATATCTTTGACTGTGTCTTTAATGTCGCTTTCTGAATTGCCATACACATAGTATGTTAATTCATTGTTGTTGCCTGAAGAACTGAAGTCCTGTGACTTCCATTCTCCGCGATCTGACTGATCTTGGATTTTCTTCAGCACGTTGTCTTTTTCTTTATCAAAATCAGGCGTGTCGCTTTCATATTTGATATAGAATAACGCACCGTTTGAATCTCCCCCGGCTAGCGGGCTGCCAGAGCCTAATGAATACTGAACCGTATCGACATGCTTGCGGTCAAGCAGAATTTTTTCCGCTCTTTCAGCTTCAGCTTCGGCTTCTTTTTTCGTTTCACCCGGTTCAGGGCTGTATGTGAGCTGCATTGTTTTTTCTTCTTCGGACGGCAGGTAGCTGGCACCGATTAACGGTACAAGGAACAAGCTTCCAAGCAGGATCAAAACGGCGATGATAGACGTGATCCACTTGTGGCTCAGCGCCCAGTTCAGAACTTTTTTATAGAAGCCTGCCAGTCTGCTAGGTTTATGTTCTTTCGCTTTGATCGGTGCGCCCATTAATGATTTTTTGAACAGGCTGTGCGCGAGCATTGGCACAAGCGTGATTGAAATCAATAGGGATGCGGCAAGCGCAAATACGATCGTTAAGGCAAACGGAATAAACAATTCACCGATTTGTCCGCCTACAAGTGCAAGCGGCAGAAATACCGCGATTGTCACAATCGTCGATGACATGATCGGTTTAAACATTTCCTTCGTCGCTTCACGAACCAAGGCTTTTCCGCGGAGCGGCTCATCTTTGAGTCTCATGCGGCGGTAAATGTTCTCAATAACAACAATGGAGTCATCGACCACACGTCCGATGGCCACGGTCATCGCACCGAGCGTCATGATATTCAGTGTGATATCAAGCTGTTGCAGCACAAGAAGCGCGATCAGCAATGATAATGGAATCGAAATAATCGAAATTAATGTTGATTTGATATCTCTTAAGAATAAGAGAATAATCACGATCGCGAAAATCGCACCGAAAATGGCTTTGCTTAACATGGTTTCAACTGACTGTGTGATCGGCTCCGCCATGTCGAGTGTTGCGCTGTAGTCGAAGCCTTTATGGTCTTCTTTGAACTGCTTGAGCTCATCTTTGACATGATCGGCAACCTCTACTGTATTCGCATCGTTTGCTTTGACGACGTTGATGCCGATGCTGTCTTTGCCATTTGTGCGTGAAACAGATTCAGCTTTTTTCACATCTTTTATTGTGGCAATGTCAGAAAGCTTGACCGTCGGCACGTCTACGCTTGCGCTTTGCTGCGCCTGGGCTGCCGCTTGTGCGCTCTGCGCCGCCGCTTGAGATGCTGCGCCGCCTGCACTTGAAGCAGATGCCATCGGGATTCTCATATTCTTCAAATCTTTAATGGTTTCAATATCGCCGCTGACGACGACAGACTTTTCTTCATTTCCAAATGTGTACAATCCAAGCGGAGTTGTCACATCTGAACCTTGAATCACTTGCTTGACTGTATCTTCATCAAGTCCGTATTCTTTCAGTTTGTCTTCTTTAAAAGAGAATTCAACCTCTTCAACCTGCTGGCCTGATACTTGGACGGAAGCAACGCCTTCTATCCCTTCAAGCTTCGTAACGAGGCTGTCCTCCACTTTTTTCGTCAGCTCTTGCAGATTATCTTTATCACTGGACACGCTGAGCGTCAGAATCGGGAAGGAGTTCAAGCTGTAGCGTGAAATTTCCGAATCTTTCGCGTCAT
The Bacillus vallismortis genome window above contains:
- the rlmD gene encoding 23S rRNA (uracil(1939)-C(5))-methyltransferase RlmD, with the translated sequence MKMKPPVEKNEYYDVTFEDLTHEGAGVAKVQGFPIFVPNALPEEKAQIKVTRVKKGFAFGRLIELKEESPHRTDAPCPIYKQCGGCQLQHMTYEGQLLFKQKQVKDVLERIGKLDLSNVTVHPTLGMEDPWNYRNKAQVPVGEREGGLVAGFYQQRSHDIIDMSACLIQQSKNDEAVQAVKDICAKYGVKAYNEERHKGWLRHIMVRYGVVTGEMMIVFITRTNDFPHKAKIIEDITAAFPHVKSIVQNINPNKTNVIFGNETNVIWGEEYIYDLIGDVKFAISARSFYQVNPEQTKVLYDKALEYAELQGEETVIDAYCGIGTISLFLAKQAKKVYGVEIVPEAIEDAKRNAELNGITNAEFAVGEAETVIPKWYEEGITADTLVVDPPRKGCDEALLRTIVEMKPKRVVYVSCNPGTLARDLRVLEDGGYATREVQPVDMFPHTNHVECVAVLEIREGN
- a CDS encoding diacylglycerol kinase; this encodes MKRARIIYNPTSGREIFKKHLAQVLQKFEQAGYETSTHATTCAGDATHAAKEAALREFDLIVAAGGDGTINEVVNGLAPLDNRPTLGVIPVGTTNDFARALNIPREDILKAADTVINGVARPIDIGQVNGQYFINIAGGGRLTELTYDVPSKLKTMLGQLAYYLKGMEMLPSLRPTEVEIEYDGKLFQGEIMLFLVTLTNSVGGFEKLAPDSSLNDGMFDLMILKKANLAEFIRVATMALRGEHINDQHIIYTKANRVKVNVSEKMQLNLDGEYGGMLPGEFVNLYRHIHVVMPKEKAEQLDD
- the srfP gene encoding surfactin resistance protein SrfP translates to MNHVINFVLKNKFAVWLMTIIVTAAGLYAGMNMKQESIPDVNMPYLTISTTYPGATPSQVADEVTKPVEQAVQNLDGVSVVTSTSYENASSVMIEYDYEKDMDKAKTEAAEALENVSLPDDAKDSEISRYSLNSFPILTLSVSSDKDNLQELTKKVEDSLVTKLEGIEGVASVQVSGQQVEEVEFSFKEDKLKEYGLDEDTVKQVIQGSDVTTPLGLYTFGNEEKSVVVSGDIETIKDLKNMRIPMASASSAGGAASQAAAQSAQAAAQAQQSASVDVPTVKLSDIATIKDVKKAESVSRTNGKDSIGINVVKANDANTVEVADHVKDELKQFKEDHKGFDYSATLDMAEPITQSVETMLSKAIFGAIFAIVIILLFLRDIKSTLISIISIPLSLLIALLVLQQLDITLNIMTLGAMTVAIGRVVDDSIVVIENIYRRMRLKDEPLRGKALVREATKEMFKPIMSSTIVTIAVFLPLALVGGQIGELFIPFALTIVFALAASLLISITLVPMLAHSLFKKSLMGAPIKAKEHKPSRLAGFYKKVLNWALSHKWITSIIAVLILLGSLFLVPLIGASYLPSEEEKTMQLTYSPEPGETKKEAEAEAERAEKILLDRKHVDTVQYSLGSGSPLAGGDSNGALFYIKYESDTPDFDKEKDNVLKKIQDQSDRGEWKSQDFSSSGNNNELTYYVYGNSESDIKDTVKDIEKVMKDEKDLKNVSTGLSSTYDEYTFVADQEKLSKLGLTASHISQALMTQTSQEPLTTVKKDGKELDVNIKTEKDEYKSVKDLENKKITSPTGQQVKIGDVAKVKEGSTSDTVSKRDGKVYADVTGEVTTDNVTAVSADVQKKIDKLDLPDNVSIDTGGVSADIADSFTKLGLAMLAAIAIVYLVLVITFGGALAPFAILFSLPFTVIGALVGLYVSGETISLNAMIGMLMLIGIVVTNAIVLIDRVIHKEAEGLSTREALLEAGSTRLRPILMTAIATIGALIPLALGFEGGSQVISKGLGVTVIGGLISSTLLTLLIVPIVYEVLAKFRKKKPGTEEE